The following proteins are encoded in a genomic region of Solea senegalensis isolate Sse05_10M linkage group LG5, IFAPA_SoseM_1, whole genome shotgun sequence:
- the LOC122770008 gene encoding barH-like 1 homeobox protein, which translates to MEVSASRFLIDSLLSFRPPGALFSRSDSPGLGPDSGRCSAPPSRRREVVSRLDSPLLPAQLQLRSAGSSFLIRDILADCVYSDPGQNGEEAELFQSGADEDRSASCSSSDSESRVQAAARQKKPRKARTAFSDQQLSRLETSFQRQKYLSVQERMELATSLQLSDIQVKTWYQNRRTKWKRQSTAGLELLAEAGRMFLPTHYLYPSATPSVDLYLYRGHNHHRHHTTLPLLPHSELRPR; encoded by the exons ATGGAGGTTTCTGCCTCTAGGTTCCTCATCGACTCCCTGCTTTCATTTAGGCCGCCTGGCGCGCTCTTCTCCCGGTCAGACTCTCCGGGACTCGGTCCGGACAGCGGCAGGTGCTCGGCGCCTCCTTCCAGGCGGAGAGAGGTCGTTTCCCGGTTAGATTCTCCCCTGCTGCCCGCTCAGCTGCAGCTCCGTTCCGCTGGCTCGTCTTTTCTGATCCGGGACATTTTAGCAGACTGTGTTTACTCTGACCCGGGACAGAATGGAGAGGAAGCCGAGCTGTTCCAGTCCGGAGCGGATGAAGACAGAAGCGCGAGCTGCTCTTCTTCAGACAGTGAGTCCAGAG TGCAGGCAGCAGCTCGTCAGAAGAAGCCTCGTAAAGCTCGAACAGCATTCAGTGACCAGCAGCTGTCCAGGCTAGAGACAAGCTTCCAGAGACAGAAGTACCTGAGTGTCCAGGAGCGGATGGAGCTGGCCACGTCTCTGCAGCTCAGTGACATTCAGGTCAAGACTTGGTACCAGAACAGGAG GACCAAATGGAAGCGACAGTCGACTGCAGGTCTGGAGCTGCTGGCTGAAGCTGGCAGGATGTTCTTGCCCACACACTACCTGTACCCTTCTGCCACACCTTCAGTGGACCTATACCTGTACAGAGGCCACAACCACCATCGCCACCACACGACCCTGCCCCTGCTACCCCACAGTGAACTACGTCCACGCTGA
- the cfap77 gene encoding cilia- and flagella-associated protein 77 → MSTPRLGVVRESMLTNPLLIKASLGQTRSRGLSVPGPDFTFGSRSSSLEDKGVVEVLSSWRVQSRREDSGPHGPLVPDFVTHRDAVKAGLVTSKELSHYRAKTKCPAPKQLERGGASRHFVIPDITHGVTPRAPSPLSDLLSHQYARHWMDDQLSRNQSSNQKQLHRIKPGADTRTSLLRRGRVLPVTQPLLRPKRCTQVPPALDTFRDQETRLRAFRAHQSESVTRRGHLGLGTYNIDRAQNQTD, encoded by the exons ATGTCAACGCCAAGGCTGGGTGTGGTCAGAGAGTCCATGCTGACCAATCCGTTGCTTAttaag GCATCTCTGGGTCAGACTAGGTCCAGAGGTCTGTCAGTTCCTGGTCCAGATTTCACTTTTGGATCCAGGAGCAGCTCACTGGAGGACAAAGGTGTGGTGGAGG TTCTGTCCAGCTGGAGGGTCCAGTCCAGACGAGAGGACTCTGGTCCTCATGGACCACTTGTTCCAGACTTTGTGACTCATCGTGATGCTGTGAAGGCTGGTCTGGTAACGTCCAAAGAGCTGAGTCACTACCGAGCCAAGACAAAGTGTCCTGCACCTAAACAGCTGGAAAGAGGCGGAGCTTCGCGGCATTTTGTGATTCCAGACATCACCCATGGGGTCACACCCAG GGCGCCGTCTCCTCTGTCAGACCTCCTCTCGCACCAGTATGCTCGCCACTGGATGGACGACCAGCTGAGCAGGAATCAGAGCAGCAACCAAAAACAGCTGCACAGG ATTAAACCAGGTGCAGACACTAGGACCAGTCTGCTGAGGAGAGGCCGTGTTCTGCCTGTGACACAACCACTGCTCAGACCCAAGCGCTGCActcag GTTCCTCCTGCTTTGGACACCTTCAGGGACCAGGAGACTCGGCTCCGAGCGTTCAGGGCTCATCAGTCTGAGTCTGTGACCAGGAGAGGACATCTTGGTCTGGGGACGTACAACATAGACCGAGCTCAGAACCAAACTGACTAA
- the qsox2 gene encoding sulfhydryl oxidase 2: protein MLRFWFKAAVVLWLAPECSGAAARLYTEDDPLVILSGSSLKPTVSNSSSAWLVQFYSSWCGHCIQYSSTWKTLALDVKDWHPAISVAVVDCAQEENFDVCKEYSIKFYPTFKYFQAHAAPSDTGTIYRGADRQIQSVRQLMVNILQNHTRRDWPDHCPPLEAYSSAELLSLLGQRSNHYTAIIIEDPASYVGREVILDLLQFSHVVVKRALSTDLPLLDALKITSSPSIYLLHPNGTHTLLHVEKRLRFFFSSLLRTLPGVQRRFKSEGASIGQMVAQPDKQSTEPWRDFNRSQVYTADLESALHYLLRVELATHNILKGEELKVFKDFVIVVAKLYPGGGSVVKLMETLSDWLLSLPLQQIPYQAILDLVDNKMRISGVFLGKELRWVSCQGSRAGLRGYPCSLWTLFHVLTVQHDAKPATLKNTGLESQAAPVLQVMRRYIRTFFGCELCGQHFEQAAAVSMDKVQNQEQQILWLWNQHNMVNYRLAGTLSDDPLFPKAPWPSPSLCPSCHEEKDGIHVWNQDNVLHFLRHHYGASNLSPKYSLTPPRLLAPPANPNPVHTGKPQEKQQGGGGEERKEEKRVRDGQQQPRPGLQAQKEEGRSEVPRRGGGGGGGAAAAVVPAGGGVWILGLDFNSVDMSLCVVLYICSCLFLMLLFFFFKVRSRRWRLKYSRLHV, encoded by the exons ATGCTCAGGTTCTGGTTTAAAGCGGCGGTGGTCCTCTGGCTCGCCCCCGAGTGTTCGGGAGCTGCAGCCCGGCTGTACACGGAGGATGACCCGTTGGTGATCCTGAGCGGCAGCAGCCTGAAGCCCACCGTTAGTAACTCGTCCTCGGCCTGGTTGGTACAGTTCTACTCCTCCTGGTGCGGTCACTGCATCCAGTACTCCAGCACATGGAAGACACTTGCCCTGGACGTTAAAG ACTGGCATCCTGCCATCAGTGTGGCGGTAGTGGACTGTGCTCAGGAGGAGAACTTTGACGTCTGTAAAGAGTACAGCATCAAGTTTTACCCAACATTCAAA TATTTCCAGGCTCATGCTGCACCATCAGACACAGGAACCATTTACAGAG gtgcagacagacagattcaGTCAGTGAGACAGTTGATGGTTAACATCCTGCAGAATCACACCAGGCGGGACTGGCCAGATCACTGTCCTCCTTTAGAAGCTTACAG CTCTGCGGAGCTGCTGTCTTTgttaggtcaaaggtcaaatcaCTACACCGCTATCATCATAGAGGATCCGGCCTCTTATGTTGGACGAGAG GTGATTCTGgacctgctgcagttttctCATGTGGTGGTAAAGCGAGCACTGAGCACTGATCTCCCCCTGCTGGATGCTCTGAAAATCACAAGCTCCCCCTCCATCTACCTGCTGCACCCCAACGGGACGCACACActcctgcatgt AGAGAAGCGACTAcgtttcttcttttcctcattGCTGAGGACGTTACCTGGAGTTCAACGCAGGTTTAAGTCAGAAGGTGCCAGTATTGGTCAGATGGTGGCGCAGCCTGACAAACAGAGCACAGAACCATGGAGAGATTTTAACAG gtccCAGGTGTACACAGCTGATCTGGAATCAGCTCTCCACTATCTGCTGAGAGTCGAGCTGGCGACCCATAATATCCTGAAGGGGGAGGAGCTAAAGGTCTTCAAAGACTTTGTCATCGTTGTCGCAAAG ctgtATCCAGGTGGTGGTTCAGTGGTGAAGCTGATGGAGACTCtatctgattggctgctcaGTCTACCACTGCAGCAAATCCCCTACCAGGCCATCCTGGATCTGGTAGACAACAAAATGAGG ATCTCAGGTGTGTTCCTGGGGAAGGAGCTTCGGTGGGTCAGCTGTCAGGGCAGCAGGGCGGGGCTTCGAGGTTACCCATGTTCACTGTGGACTCTCTTTCATGTTCTGACTGTCCAACATGATGCCAAGCCTgccacactgaaaaacacag GCCTGGAGAGCCAGGCGGCTCCGGTGCTGCAGGTGATGCGTCGGTACATCAGGACGTTCTTCGGCTGTGAGCTGTGCGGTCAACACTTCGAACAGGCAGCCGCTGTCAGTATGGACAAGGTTCAAAACCAAGAGCAGCAGATTCTGTGGCTGTGGAACCAACACAACATGGTCAACTACAGACTGGCAG GCACACTGAGTGATGACCCCCTCTTCCCTAAAGCTCCATGGCCGAGCCCCTCCCTCTGCCCCTCCTGCCACGAGGAGAAAGATGGCATCCACGTCTGGAACCAAGACAATGTCCTCCACTTCCTCCGACATCACTATGGAGCCTCCAACCTCTCCCCCAAATACTCTTTGACTCCTCCGCGACTCCTTGCACCTCCTGCAAACCCCAATCCTGTGCACACCGGCAAGCCTCAGGAGAAGCAacaaggagggggaggagaagagaggaaggaggagaagagagtgcGTGATGGGCAACAGCAGCCTCGGCCCGGTCTCCAGGCCCAGAAGGAGGAGGGTAGGAGTGAGGTGCCaaggagaggagggggtggaggaggaggagcagcagcagcagtagtaccagcaggaggaggagtgtggaTCCTGGGTCTGGATTTTAACAGTGTGGACATGAGTCTCTGTGTGGTCCTGTACATCTGCTCCTGCCTCTTCCTcatgctcctcttcttcttcttcaaagttAGATCCAGGAGGTGGAGACTAAAATACTCCCGCCTCCACGTTTGA